One Bacillus sp. (in: firmicutes) DNA window includes the following coding sequences:
- a CDS encoding HlyD family efflux transporter periplasmic adaptor subunit, which translates to MERKKSLIVILILIIGSGIGIGAYYWYQGAHYVKTEDARIAGTLYKVSPQISGEIENVYVEEGDVVQENQTLAEQNPANLDPSMINKAIIKSPINGTVVKVYSKKKEIASPSQPLALVMDMNSLYVSANIEETAINKIKEGQDVFVSLDLLGGKKLKGKVSKIGKATNSTFSLLPAINTSGNFNKVTQRIPIEVVIFKPADLELVPGTNVVLKIDIKS; encoded by the coding sequence ATGGAACGTAAAAAGTCATTAATAGTCATTCTTATATTAATCATCGGCTCTGGTATTGGAATAGGTGCTTATTATTGGTATCAAGGGGCACATTATGTCAAAACAGAGGATGCAAGAATTGCCGGTACTTTATACAAAGTTTCTCCACAAATTTCAGGGGAAATTGAAAATGTTTATGTTGAAGAAGGGGATGTTGTTCAAGAGAATCAAACATTGGCTGAACAAAATCCAGCAAACCTAGATCCAAGTATGATTAATAAGGCTATTATCAAATCACCAATCAATGGAACGGTTGTAAAAGTTTACTCTAAAAAGAAGGAAATTGCATCGCCTAGTCAGCCGCTTGCATTAGTAATGGATATGAATTCTTTGTATGTTTCCGCCAATATCGAGGAAACAGCTATTAATAAAATAAAAGAAGGCCAAGATGTTTTCGTTTCACTTGATTTATTAGGTGGGAAAAAATTAAAAGGGAAGGTTAGCAAAATTGGCAAGGCAACAAACTCAACATTTTCACTATTGCCAGCTATTAATACGAGCGGGAATTTCAATAAAGTTACCCAACGAATTCCGATTGAGGTCGTTATTTTTAAACCAGCTGATTTAGAACTTGTTCCTGGTACGAATGTAGTGTTGAAAATCGATATTAAATCATAA
- a CDS encoding GntP family permease: MGVDVQASTLGTITALIIAIFLIVKRVSPPIAMMAGALSGGLVGGLAFGETVAVMIDGAKGMSGIVLRVLTAGVLAGVLIESGAAKTIAESILHKMGEKKALLAITIATAILTGVGVFIGVAVITVAPIALAIAKRANLSKFAVLLAISGGGKAGNIISPNPNTIAASEAFSVPLTSVMAAGLIPALIGVLCTYFIASKLKQTGSAVADADLDITEEGNLPKLMSSLSGPIVAIILLLLQPAFGISIDPLIALPLGGIAGAFFMKKQRELNVYITSGLEKMSGIAVLLLGTGTLAGLIKHSTLSSVISHSIESLGLPAALLAPIAGITMSAATASTAAATAVAGSAFAPTIMDIGVSAFAGAAMVHAGAIVLDHMPHGTYFHITRQSVNMNMSERFKLIPYEALIGFVIAVVSTILFGMILS; encoded by the coding sequence ATGGGGGTTGATGTTCAAGCAAGCACATTAGGGACAATTACCGCATTAATTATCGCAATATTCCTAATAGTAAAAAGGGTTTCTCCACCTATTGCAATGATGGCGGGGGCGCTTAGCGGCGGCTTAGTAGGTGGATTGGCTTTTGGCGAAACCGTTGCTGTGATGATTGACGGTGCCAAGGGAATGTCTGGGATTGTACTTAGAGTTTTAACAGCAGGCGTTTTAGCAGGTGTTTTAATAGAGTCAGGAGCTGCAAAAACAATTGCAGAATCGATATTACATAAAATGGGGGAGAAAAAGGCGCTTCTAGCGATTACGATTGCAACTGCGATTTTAACAGGTGTTGGCGTATTTATCGGCGTAGCTGTCATTACGGTTGCACCAATTGCCTTGGCGATTGCAAAACGGGCGAATCTATCGAAATTTGCTGTCTTACTTGCAATCTCTGGCGGTGGGAAAGCGGGAAATATCATTTCACCCAATCCAAATACGATTGCGGCATCTGAGGCTTTTAGTGTTCCATTAACTTCAGTGATGGCAGCGGGGTTAATCCCAGCACTAATCGGCGTTCTCTGTACATATTTTATTGCTAGCAAACTTAAACAAACGGGAAGTGCAGTCGCCGATGCCGACTTGGATATTACCGAGGAAGGCAATTTGCCAAAACTAATGTCTTCCTTATCAGGGCCGATTGTAGCAATTATTCTATTATTATTGCAACCTGCTTTCGGAATATCAATTGACCCCTTAATAGCGTTGCCATTAGGCGGGATTGCCGGCGCATTTTTCATGAAAAAGCAAAGAGAATTAAATGTTTACATTACATCCGGTCTTGAAAAAATGTCTGGAATTGCTGTCTTGTTGCTTGGGACAGGGACGTTGGCGGGGTTAATCAAGCATTCAACTTTATCATCTGTAATCAGTCATTCTATTGAATCACTGGGTCTGCCAGCCGCCTTACTTGCACCAATTGCAGGGATTACAATGTCAGCGGCAACGGCATCAACTGCGGCAGCAACAGCAGTAGCAGGAAGTGCATTTGCACCAACAATCATGGACATCGGTGTTAGTGCTTTTGCAGGGGCAGCGATGGTTCACGCAGGGGCGATTGTGCTAGATCATATGCCTCATGGAACGTATTTTCATATTACCCGCCAAAGTGTCAATATGAATATGAGCGAAAGATTCAAGCTAATTCCATATGAAGCATTGATTGGCTTCGTTATTGCAGTTGTTTCTACTATTTTATTTGGAATGATATTAAGTTAA
- a CDS encoding L,D-transpeptidase family protein has translation MRHIVKRGETLGSIAKDYRVSLHKIIQANPAINPNFIFPGQLIEIPGFPPIETQPYHIYISVAKRKLTLYKNGSLIKVYPIAVGRMVTATPIGDYIIVNKAPNPGGPFGTMWMSLSKEHYGIHGTNNPSSIGKAVSKGCIRMYNHDVEELSRIVPIGTPVQIRPN, from the coding sequence ATGAGACATATTGTAAAGCGAGGGGAAACCTTGGGTTCAATTGCCAAAGATTACAGAGTTTCACTTCACAAAATTATTCAAGCTAATCCAGCAATTAACCCAAATTTTATTTTTCCCGGACAGCTTATCGAAATTCCAGGCTTTCCACCGATTGAAACACAGCCATATCACATTTATATTTCAGTCGCAAAGCGGAAGTTAACCTTATATAAGAATGGTAGTTTAATAAAGGTATACCCTATAGCTGTTGGGAGAATGGTAACTGCTACACCAATTGGAGACTATATTATCGTTAATAAAGCACCTAACCCTGGAGGACCATTTGGGACAATGTGGATGAGTTTATCGAAGGAGCATTATGGCATTCATGGTACGAATAATCCAAGCTCAATCGGTAAAGCCGTTTCAAAAGGATGCATTCGCATGTACAATCATGATGTAGAAGAGCTTTCAAGAATAGTACCGATTGGAACGCCTGTGCAAATTAGGCCGAATTAA
- a CDS encoding two-component sensor histidine kinase: protein MGLLNKFEIRAIISVFVALLVFILTRLLHMTISFIYDPAYFLIFHTLFELFSIFVSYSIFFFGWLTFQHTRSTKELNLSLIFFAVGSIDLLHTLTYKGMPFFQSEHTIAIATWFWITGRFIESIGLGYYLLKNHSEGIVERRKNIKIILTIVVVLLLIYVILSYAQNLPVLLEDGIGVTGTKVILEYIISIIHFITLIIITKKYTVERNRNYLTISIGIIFILIGELVFTLYRNIYDVDNLLGHIYKVLGYFYLFRGIYLPHFKEILEGKEKAELQRTLVEERLREQESKVTSNILLAQEEERMRVSRHLHDGVGQLLYSVLVSLKMLKQLGLNEKINSHIENVEKLTSNSMDEIKTIAFELRPSSLDDLGLFSAIRAHNQRYEKTFGIKVDLDINGKKQRYSREIETELYRIFQEALNNAAKYAETDKIIVRIINNVNSVELQVIDEGKGFKVEQYKRSNGSKGIGLYSMKERAGLLKGTFEIESVEEVGTKIKVVIPLNSDNTN from the coding sequence ATGGGGTTGTTAAATAAATTCGAGATAAGAGCAATCATTAGTGTTTTTGTAGCGTTGCTTGTTTTCATTTTGACAAGGCTCTTGCATATGACGATTTCTTTCATATACGACCCTGCTTACTTTTTGATTTTTCATACCTTATTTGAGCTTTTTAGTATTTTTGTTTCCTACTCAATCTTTTTCTTTGGGTGGCTGACATTTCAGCATACCCGTTCCACTAAGGAATTGAATTTGAGTTTGATTTTTTTTGCTGTTGGGTCAATTGATTTACTACATACTTTAACATATAAAGGAATGCCCTTTTTCCAATCTGAACATACGATTGCAATTGCAACATGGTTTTGGATTACAGGTAGATTTATAGAAAGCATAGGATTAGGGTATTATCTCCTGAAAAATCATAGTGAAGGTATAGTTGAAAGACGAAAAAATATAAAAATAATTTTAACAATCGTTGTTGTATTACTGTTAATTTATGTGATTTTATCCTATGCACAAAATCTCCCTGTACTCCTCGAAGACGGGATTGGTGTAACGGGTACGAAAGTAATTTTAGAATATATTATAAGTATTATTCATTTTATTACTTTAATCATAATTACGAAGAAATATACAGTTGAGCGGAACCGAAACTATCTGACTATTTCTATTGGAATTATTTTTATTCTGATTGGGGAGCTAGTATTCACGCTATATCGCAATATATATGATGTCGATAATTTATTGGGCCATATATACAAAGTTTTAGGATATTTTTATTTGTTCAGAGGCATCTATTTGCCGCATTTCAAGGAAATTTTGGAAGGGAAAGAGAAAGCGGAACTTCAGAGGACTTTAGTTGAGGAGAGGTTACGGGAGCAAGAAAGTAAGGTAACCTCAAACATATTATTGGCTCAAGAAGAGGAACGAATGAGGGTTTCCCGACATCTTCATGATGGAGTAGGACAATTGCTGTATAGTGTTTTAGTATCGCTAAAAATGTTAAAACAATTAGGGTTAAATGAGAAAATCAATAGTCATATCGAAAATGTCGAAAAATTAACAAGTAATTCGATGGATGAAATTAAAACGATTGCTTTCGAACTTAGGCCTAGTTCACTTGATGACCTTGGGTTATTTTCTGCGATACGTGCCCATAATCAAAGATATGAAAAAACCTTTGGCATCAAAGTAGATTTGGACATTAACGGCAAGAAGCAAAGGTATTCTCGTGAAATAGAAACGGAGCTTTATCGTATATTTCAAGAAGCTTTAAACAATGCGGCGAAATATGCTGAAACAGATAAGATCATTGTAAGGATTATTAATAATGTTAATAGCGTTGAACTTCAAGTTATTGATGAGGGAAAAGGCTTTAAAGTTGAACAATATAAAAGGTCAAATGGTTCAAAAGGGATTGGCTTGTACAGCATGAAAGAACGTGCTGGCCTATTAAAAGGTACATTTGAAATTGAATCAGTCGAAGAAGTAGGTACAAAGATTAAAGTAGTTATACCGTTAAATTCCGATAATACTAATTAA
- a CDS encoding MarR family transcriptional regulator, with protein sequence MSQEPQMVSSISEKVLLSNSTVSGIIDRLEKNGYVKRVRDQNDRRIVWVTETDKLIKLREQSPVLNKDFSGFLLEDLESNEIEQIVGSLQLLSAHMQKKLENYKNNSF encoded by the coding sequence ATGTCGCAAGAGCCACAAATGGTATCTTCGATAAGTGAAAAAGTTCTGCTTTCTAATAGCACTGTTTCAGGCATTATCGACCGCTTAGAGAAAAATGGCTATGTCAAAAGAGTGCGCGATCAAAACGATCGCAGAATTGTCTGGGTAACTGAAACAGATAAGCTCATTAAATTAAGGGAACAATCACCTGTACTAAATAAGGATTTTTCTGGATTTTTATTAGAAGATTTAGAATCAAATGAAATTGAACAGATTGTAGGCTCACTACAGTTATTGTCAGCACACATGCAAAAGAAACTAGAAAACTATAAAAATAACAGTTTTTAA
- a CDS encoding TCR/Tet family MFS transporter: protein MKDKKALLLLFIIMFLVMVGFGIIIPVLPFFAEEIGATPTELGLLMAVYSLMQLLFAPMWGRISDRIGRKPVLLIGIFGLALSFFLFAISTELWMLFAARIIGGILSSANMPTSMAYVADITTPEDRGKGMGIIGAAVGLGFIFGPAIGGIFSKVSLNTPFWIAGIVSFVTFVFVFIFLKESLVKDNEENASQGAGTPWQTVRGTMGILYFLSLFISFSLAGLEATFAYFAAARAGIDSVNLGYIFMIMGFAGAAVQGGLVGRLIKKHGEGKVIQVGIIVSVIGFALILLVHDFFTAALFLTIFGVGNGVIRPAVSSLLTKINSGGYGGVTGVLSSFESLGRILGPPIAGALYSILIDLPYITGALISVVAFMLYRVYERKVKVGGSL from the coding sequence TTGAAGGATAAAAAAGCATTATTGCTTCTATTTATAATTATGTTTTTAGTTATGGTTGGTTTTGGAATTATTATTCCAGTCCTTCCTTTCTTTGCTGAAGAAATTGGCGCGACACCAACGGAGTTAGGATTATTAATGGCTGTTTATTCCTTAATGCAGTTATTGTTTGCGCCGATGTGGGGACGAATTTCTGACCGCATCGGTAGAAAGCCTGTTTTACTAATTGGGATTTTCGGGCTTGCCCTGTCCTTTTTCTTATTTGCAATCTCAACGGAGCTATGGATGTTGTTTGCTGCAAGAATTATTGGCGGGATTTTGTCCTCAGCTAATATGCCAACATCAATGGCTTATGTTGCAGATATAACAACGCCAGAAGACCGGGGCAAAGGAATGGGAATCATCGGTGCTGCAGTTGGTCTAGGTTTTATTTTTGGGCCAGCTATTGGCGGCATATTTTCTAAAGTAAGTCTGAATACACCATTTTGGATTGCCGGTATTGTTTCTTTCGTTACATTTGTTTTTGTATTTATTTTTTTGAAGGAATCATTAGTTAAGGATAATGAAGAAAATGCGAGCCAAGGGGCAGGAACGCCATGGCAAACGGTTAGAGGAACGATGGGTATTCTTTATTTTCTATCGTTGTTTATTTCTTTTTCATTAGCAGGGCTAGAAGCAACATTTGCCTATTTCGCTGCCGCTCGCGCTGGAATTGATTCGGTAAACTTAGGTTATATTTTTATGATTATGGGTTTTGCCGGGGCCGCCGTACAAGGTGGCTTAGTTGGCCGCTTAATTAAAAAGCATGGTGAAGGAAAGGTCATCCAAGTCGGGATTATCGTTTCGGTAATTGGTTTTGCGTTAATTTTGCTAGTACATGACTTTTTCACAGCTGCACTCTTTTTGACGATTTTTGGAGTAGGAAACGGTGTTATTCGGCCAGCCGTCTCTTCTTTATTGACGAAAATAAATTCAGGGGGGTATGGTGGAGTAACAGGTGTACTTTCCTCCTTTGAATCATTGGGGCGGATACTAGGTCCGCCAATTGCAGGCGCATTGTATTCAATTTTGATTGATTTGCCATATATTACAGGGGCATTGATTTCTGTTGTCGCATTTATGCTATACCGAGTGTATGAACGCAAAGTTAAGGTTGGAGGCTCTCTTTGA
- a CDS encoding efflux RND transporter periplasmic adaptor subunit, whose translation MKNKALYAGISLLLLSSLGLTGCSSNVITVANEDVTVNVKTAAAFEGYLNNGPIFTGTVQANKEITIDPKVSGRIANIPVEVGATITKGDVLFTLEDEDLKNSTLQSEAAVGVAQSGIAAAKSGYESGVVAAENGVEQARTTVNQLQNSLEDLEASAKKASQSLVDAKNNFNRTKELFAAGAVSKTQVEQAETALVAAESAVTSIEVNKKNTFEKLTAAETTLKNAQKQLGIARNNPQVKVSEEQLKQAQAAAAIANHTLREATVVSPISGTIGAINSEAGEIVSSQTHVMVIADLSEVRILVYVPAGEVNNINVGDPVQVRTVSTTMTTVGTVNNISPLDQDGKGYPVEIVVSNPEGILKPGMISEVMFVHKDEGKGVIIPKSALLEKNNKQYVYKIEENHTVLTEVTVGEMTDSQALISSGLTVKDRVATTKIKVLADHVKIVEE comes from the coding sequence ATGAAAAATAAAGCATTGTATGCGGGAATTAGTCTTCTTTTACTATCTTCATTAGGTTTAACGGGATGCAGCTCTAATGTTATCACCGTTGCTAATGAAGATGTAACAGTCAATGTTAAAACAGCAGCAGCATTTGAAGGATATTTAAATAATGGCCCAATTTTTACTGGAACAGTCCAAGCAAATAAAGAAATTACAATTGACCCAAAGGTTTCGGGGAGAATTGCCAACATCCCAGTTGAAGTTGGGGCAACTATTACCAAAGGGGATGTTTTATTTACTTTAGAGGATGAGGATTTAAAAAATTCAACTCTTCAATCGGAGGCTGCTGTCGGAGTTGCGCAGTCTGGAATTGCCGCTGCGAAATCAGGCTATGAGTCAGGTGTTGTAGCTGCTGAAAACGGAGTGGAACAAGCTAGAACAACGGTTAATCAGCTGCAAAATAGCCTTGAAGACCTTGAGGCAAGTGCGAAAAAGGCAAGTCAAAGCTTAGTAGATGCTAAAAATAATTTTAACAGAACAAAAGAATTATTTGCGGCAGGGGCAGTGTCGAAAACACAAGTAGAACAAGCAGAGACAGCTCTTGTAGCTGCTGAGTCTGCTGTTACAAGCATCGAAGTGAATAAAAAAAATACTTTTGAAAAGCTGACAGCGGCAGAAACTACGTTGAAAAATGCCCAAAAACAATTGGGTATAGCAAGAAATAATCCGCAGGTGAAGGTCAGTGAAGAGCAATTGAAACAAGCGCAAGCAGCGGCAGCTATTGCTAATCACACTTTACGTGAGGCAACGGTCGTTTCACCGATTTCGGGAACAATTGGTGCTATTAATAGCGAAGCTGGTGAAATTGTCTCTTCACAAACACATGTGATGGTCATTGCTGATTTAAGTGAAGTTCGTATTTTGGTCTATGTACCTGCAGGTGAAGTTAATAATATAAATGTAGGAGATCCCGTTCAAGTGCGGACTGTTTCCACTACGATGACAACAGTTGGAACGGTCAATAACATTAGTCCGTTGGATCAAGATGGCAAGGGTTATCCGGTTGAAATAGTCGTTTCTAATCCGGAAGGAATTCTTAAACCAGGTATGATTAGCGAAGTGATGTTTGTTCATAAAGATGAAGGAAAAGGCGTTATTATCCCTAAAAGTGCTTTACTAGAAAAAAATAATAAACAGTATGTTTATAAAATCGAAGAAAACCACACCGTATTAACAGAGGTTACAGTCGGTGAAATGACAGATTCACAAGCGTTAATCAGTAGCGGTTTAACAGTAAAGGATAGAGTAGCAACAACAAAGATTAAAGTGCTTGCTGATCATGTGAAAATTGTAGAAGAATAA
- a CDS encoding DHA2 family efflux MFS transporter permease subunit: MKQELTTELPPSENQPSYWLPLIAIIIGAFVAILNNSLINVALPKLMNVFGSTQDRIQWVLTGYMLASGIIIPITGYAGDRFGYKKFFIIAISVFTGGAFLCAIAWSDMSLIIARVISGLGGGVIMPLSMAIIYKIVPRNKIGAALGLWGISAMVAPAVGPTLSGYLIEWLNWRYLFIINIPIGLFAIFMVSILLKETEVDKTKTFDFIGFLLVATSAGTLLYAFSNGNSVGWTSFEIVFLIYISISTLLLLIWYEGKIANPIVDLSLLKNFPFTLSVVTASLVTVGLFGGIFLMPIFLQNIQQVSAIDTGLLLMPQAIAMAVFMPVAGKLFDKIGVIPLGLGGLTLLSTMTYELHKLTVDTPHDWIITVLVIRGIGISLCMMPLSTAGMNAVSPQQVGNASSLSNLIRQVAGSLAIAILTMIMQKRVAFHSGHIADTISLSNPAVSSLGSSPVLSLDTIGSLIRLEATTRGIADAFWASSLPLFLCIPLVLFFIRPKKKPQEN; this comes from the coding sequence ATGAAACAAGAGTTAACGACTGAGTTGCCCCCTTCTGAGAATCAGCCTTCTTATTGGCTGCCATTAATCGCGATTATTATTGGAGCGTTTGTCGCGATATTAAATAATAGTTTAATAAATGTTGCACTTCCAAAGTTGATGAATGTTTTTGGGTCTACGCAAGATCGCATTCAATGGGTGTTGACAGGCTATATGCTTGCTTCTGGAATCATTATTCCGATTACCGGGTATGCAGGCGATCGGTTTGGTTATAAAAAGTTTTTCATTATTGCAATTTCTGTGTTTACAGGTGGCGCATTTCTCTGTGCCATTGCTTGGAGCGATATGTCACTTATAATTGCGAGAGTGATTTCAGGCTTGGGCGGCGGTGTTATTATGCCGTTGAGCATGGCAATCATTTATAAAATTGTGCCGAGAAATAAAATTGGGGCAGCGTTAGGATTATGGGGAATATCAGCAATGGTAGCTCCAGCTGTTGGGCCGACATTAAGCGGCTACCTAATTGAGTGGCTTAACTGGCGCTATCTTTTTATTATTAATATTCCAATCGGCCTTTTTGCGATTTTTATGGTTAGTATTTTATTAAAAGAAACGGAAGTGGATAAGACAAAGACATTTGATTTTATCGGCTTTTTATTAGTTGCTACATCAGCGGGGACATTACTATATGCTTTTAGTAATGGGAACTCTGTTGGTTGGACCTCTTTTGAAATCGTCTTTTTAATCTATATCTCTATTTCGACCTTGTTGTTACTCATTTGGTATGAGGGGAAAATTGCTAATCCAATCGTTGATTTAAGTCTTTTGAAAAACTTTCCGTTTACTCTCAGTGTCGTCACAGCGAGCCTTGTTACAGTTGGTCTTTTTGGTGGGATTTTTTTAATGCCAATTTTTCTGCAAAATATCCAACAAGTATCAGCGATTGATACGGGGCTGTTGTTAATGCCACAAGCGATTGCGATGGCGGTATTTATGCCTGTTGCAGGGAAGCTTTTTGATAAGATTGGTGTCATCCCCCTTGGACTGGGAGGCCTGACATTATTAAGTACTATGACATATGAGCTTCACAAATTAACGGTAGACACGCCGCATGATTGGATTATTACTGTGCTTGTCATTCGCGGAATTGGAATCAGTCTATGTATGATGCCGCTGTCAACAGCTGGGATGAATGCCGTTAGTCCACAGCAAGTTGGAAATGCGTCATCCCTTTCAAATTTAATACGGCAGGTTGCAGGCTCCTTGGCTATTGCAATCCTGACAATGATTATGCAGAAACGAGTGGCCTTCCACAGCGGTCATATTGCAGATACGATTTCATTATCGAATCCAGCCGTTTCAAGTTTGGGCAGTTCGCCGGTATTAAGCCTGGATACGATTGGCTCACTTATTCGACTAGAGGCCACAACTAGAGGGATTGCAGACGCATTTTGGGCTTCTTCTTTGCCGTTGTTTTTATGCATACCGCTCGTTTTATTTTTTATAAGGCCAAAGAAAAAGCCACAAGAAAATTAA
- a CDS encoding NCS2 family permease, which yields MFKLKENQTNIKTEIVAGITTFLTMVYIVVVNPIILSDAGVPFEQVFTATIIATVIGTLWMGLAANYPIAIAPGMGLNAYFAYSVVGTHTEVSYQTAFAAVFVAGLLFIILSLTPLRQKLIEAIPENLKQGIAAGIGLFIAFIGLRLTGIITAHPSNLVALGDLHSPQALLALIGLAITLILLSLNVNGALFLGMISTGIIAYFSGQLSFENGIISMPALPEGIIILNPLTAISDVIQYGLYAVVFSFLLVTIFDTTGTMIGVAEQAGLIKGNTLPRARQALLADSVAATAGAMFGTSPTSAYIESSSGVAAGGRTGLTSVTVGVLFIIAAFFGPLVGAVSGLSAITAPALIIVGSLMMGNIANIKWNELDEAFPAFLIILSMPLTSSIATGIALGFISHPLMKIVKGKWREVHPLLYIFAVLFFFQLAFLPH from the coding sequence TTGTTCAAACTAAAAGAAAATCAAACAAATATTAAAACAGAAATCGTTGCTGGTATTACTACTTTTTTGACGATGGTCTATATTGTTGTTGTCAATCCAATTATTTTATCAGATGCTGGGGTGCCTTTTGAGCAAGTCTTTACGGCAACGATTATCGCAACTGTTATCGGAACTTTATGGATGGGTTTAGCAGCCAATTATCCAATTGCCATTGCACCTGGGATGGGCCTAAATGCCTATTTCGCATACTCAGTTGTTGGTACACATACTGAAGTCTCCTATCAAACTGCTTTTGCAGCAGTTTTTGTGGCTGGTTTACTTTTTATCATCTTATCATTAACACCATTGCGACAAAAATTAATTGAAGCGATTCCCGAAAACCTAAAGCAAGGTATCGCCGCTGGAATCGGTCTATTCATTGCTTTTATTGGATTAAGGCTTACAGGAATTATAACAGCTCACCCATCAAATCTTGTAGCTCTTGGAGATTTGCACTCACCACAAGCATTATTAGCATTAATTGGTTTAGCGATAACATTAATCCTTTTATCATTAAATGTGAATGGGGCACTATTCCTTGGAATGATTAGTACCGGAATCATCGCTTATTTTTCAGGTCAGCTTTCCTTTGAAAACGGAATAATATCAATGCCAGCATTACCTGAAGGAATCATTATTTTAAACCCTCTTACTGCAATTTCTGATGTCATTCAATACGGTCTTTATGCGGTTGTATTCTCCTTTTTGCTTGTTACCATTTTCGATACAACGGGAACGATGATTGGGGTTGCAGAGCAGGCTGGTTTAATAAAAGGAAATACACTACCAAGAGCGCGACAAGCCTTACTAGCTGATTCCGTTGCTGCAACAGCAGGGGCGATGTTTGGGACAAGCCCTACTAGTGCCTATATTGAATCCTCATCTGGGGTTGCTGCTGGCGGAAGAACTGGTTTGACATCAGTAACGGTTGGAGTGTTGTTTATTATAGCTGCTTTTTTCGGCCCACTCGTTGGAGCTGTATCAGGTCTTTCAGCGATTACAGCACCAGCATTAATCATTGTTGGCAGTTTAATGATGGGAAACATCGCCAATATTAAATGGAATGAACTAGATGAAGCCTTTCCAGCCTTTTTAATTATCTTGAGCATGCCTTTAACATCAAGCATTGCTACCGGGATTGCTTTAGGCTTTATTTCTCATCCATTAATGAAAATTGTGAAAGGGAAATGGCGTGAAGTCCATCCGTTGTTATATATTTTCGCCGTATTATTCTTCTTCCAACTAGCCTTTTTACCACATTAA